GATGACGATTTTATCGTTCCACTTGGAAAAAATCTGAAAAAGGTTAGCCCAAAGTTCTTAACTATTTCACAGAAGAGGAACATCAAAAGACAGGCTTACCTGGATGAAGTATCTGAGAGGAATGATTCAGTTTTCTTTGCTACAATTGGAGCATTTGTAATCCTTCCACCTGTTATTATCTTAGGAATTGCTGTAGCAACTGGCTATGTCCAGCTTTTCCATGACATATAAATGTATGGTATGTTGAAAAATCACACTCTTCAACACTAGCATGATGAAGTAGGCAATGCTGCAAAATGTTCTGAAAGATGTTCTGTTATAATTGGCATTCGCCAAAACAGTTGTGTCCTAATTCTAAACCTCTACAAGAATAGATGATTGTCTTTACACATGAATCTTTGGCATCTTACATCTTCATGGCTCAATTGTCTACGTGTACTTAAATATATGGCTTATCCAGATTGTAATTGCAGATGAGTACAAcatgaaaagaatatttgtgTTGTGGCACCAGTTTTTAGTCGTTGCAATATCTAAAACTGATTGGCACTTGGTTCGTCCTgatctttttccttccttcctcTGTTTCTTCCTTTGTAATTATAGTTTCCATAAAGGTCTGAACTTGGTAATTAGGGTGATAATGTACTGGTGCATATAAGTTCTCGTGTAAGATGCTTGTCTTGATTGTTAAGTTGCTTGCCAAAAGCATTGAATCACATAGCTGCGATTACTTGGCATCTTACGTCAGTCTGCTGTGTAATCCACTGGTCATCTAAGATTGAATGTGCTATAGTAATCTAACTACACTCATATATCAAACTGTTCCTTGTTTTGCAACCGAAGTGTACATGTTTGTGGGAAATACATGATATTGGAAGTCTGGCCGCATAAAATGAGGGAGCAAATGACACCTTAGATGTATAAAGTGCAAACCAACGAATACTCCACTTTTCTAGTGGCGTCAAGCTATCACACTGGAGTTCAAAATGAAGAATGGTTAGAAAGAAATCCCATGTCAGTAGAAGTAAGCTTTTTCCTAGATTCTTCTGTCAACAAGGCTCTTCTGCTGTTTCCTTCTGCTTATATGTTGGTGAAATCTCTTGTTCGGTAGGTTGTACAGGCTCATTGCCTAAAATTACTCCCTGTTTCTGAATGTACTCCCATTTTTCTTGGAAAAGATAGAGTAAGGCGATAAGACAGATTTCCACTGTGAAAAGAATGGTCCAGATTCGTGCACTTCTTGAAGTTTTCTTACCATAAGCTTGTAAACCAGTGTATATATTGATGATTCCCAGCACAGAAACTGCAGTCCCTAGTAACCAGTGAACAAAAAACCATCCACTCCTTGCGTTGCTACCTCTGAAGTAAAACATGGTAAATGCACTCAGAAACTAAATGTCCCTAATCAATTGCATctctgaaaattaaaaaaatatataatttctATGGTGGACATATCACATGCTTTACCTATGTGGTCGTATTATACCAACCAACATTTGCAGCCAGACAAGACCGTAAAGTGCTAATCCCAACCTTTGATGATCATTGTTGAAAGCGTTCTCAAAGTTTATAAAGGACATTATTGCTCCAGCTGTCAAAAGGAGAACTGACAGTATCTGCAGAACAGAAATATTCTCTGTTAGATGATGATGAAGGATAGCTTGTAATTCATACCATTGTATGAATAATCTGGGTCTATTGATCTGGAACAACCATGGTTCGAAGACTAGCCCGAGACAAGACCGCGACGAAACGTTTCCAAGATACGTAACAAGTCGTGACGTCACTGTGAATGGTTGAAACAGCCGAGTCACACCGAATCATCCGGAGTCaacttgaatttttattatttttactaatttttaattatttttatttatcatattttttacaatttttagaatattaaatatttcaaaaattcacgTCTCGTCGAGACCGCGATCAATATGCGgagaccgatgtggaacggtcaagccgcgaccgcgactttgaaccatgggaACAACATAAACATGCTAACGTTTTATGTTAATCAGGAAATTCCTGAACTTAGCGTATTAACTGTGTGCTATGTATGCGTGTGTATTACAGCTTATGCCAATTAAGAAACCTAAAaagttctttatggcttttaaACAACAGAATTTTCATAATTGCCTTTTCTTCGTCTCCAAGTATCCATTATGAATAACAAAAAACATCTTTCCGGATTAAGAAATATGAACTAAGTAATTATTATCAACAGACGGTGGGTAAGATTAATTATTTGCAACATGGGAATCATTACTCCTTTTTCTTGAACCATCATGAACAGCTGAATGTGGAGACAATCAATCtgaccaagaaaattttctagcAGACAATGTTTAACATGCTaattatagttgtcatgcaatTATCTGGAGGATAGCAGTTAATATTGAAGTGAAGAATGATAATCAAAGTTAACTGTAACTGAAAACAACAAATTTTGACTTGCCTGTAAAACACCATGAATGTAGAGTAAGATTTTTAGCCGTCTTCCACATTCCTCTCTGTTTGACTTCCTCATTACAAGTATTCCAACAGGCACCAAGAAACCCATGGAAGCCCATAACAGAAATCCGTGGATCGCAATCTCAGATGATAGTTTAGCAGTCATCTAATTGATAAGGAAAAGTTGTActgtaaatttcttcaaaaaaagGATTACTTTATACATGAATTCCTGATCGAAATGATCTAAATATTAATGAATCCAAAGCTAGAATTAGAACATCTGATATGCCATGCATGAAAATGAATTACCTGTGTTTTGTTTTTGCCGCTTGAATGAGTATTGCCTGTTTTTATATGGACGATAGACGAGCACACAACTAATGGAAGTTGAGTAAGAACAGCCAGGGGCAAGCTCCTCTGCTTGTAAAGCATGATCAAACTCTTCAAGGACCAATATTGCTTGTCTTGTGTTTTGAGGCTTCAAATTACCAGTAAAAGCTGCAATTTAATCTTGACTCTTGAATTATAGAGAGAGCAGCGGCCACAGAACTTGTTCTCTTAAATACATATATTCTCCTACGCAGGCTCAACTACATTGCTTTTTCCACCACTGCAATGCCCATCGTTATGGTAACTAGTTTATTTGCTGTTGTATATAGAACATTAGAGGAAGTTGAGCATTAATCTTTTCGGAGGAGCATCTCCTCTTTCTGTCTAAAGAAGCTAAAGCTGGACCTCTGTGAATAAACTATTGTATGCACATTCCTTTTGAAATCCACCGGCAAGACTTTTTATAGCCAAAGAAGCAAGAAATGGTTGTTTGGACATTGGCTGTTGTTTCAACCTGGTGGGACCACTTTAACAGGCTTTTTCATTTGATGGGAAGAATATTTGATTACAAAGTAGAAGAATGTCAATGgtatatcaaaactgaaaagaaGATGACTCAGTGGTCGACAGAAAGTAATACAAAATATTATCCTTTACGAGTCCAACGTCCAGAGATCACTACAGAAGATGTTAAACTTTTGTCTTCCTTAATGCTCGAACAGACTGGGGATGTGTATACCATCCCTTTGTGGGATTTTAGCCTCTGCTGGAATGAACGCTACTTTTGACCAAATATATTCCAATTAGACAgacaacttttcttgaaaatcaaCGCATCTTCATAAACTTGCTCCCAGTTTCTGATTTGCATCCTATTTTATGTTCTTTTCTTGAAGTTCTGTTGTGGAAGTCGATAATGTGGAGAGGCTTTATGGCACAATCAGGCATAAATGTTGATGAAGTGCAGATTAGATTGTTTCTGCTGTACTTTAAATCAGTGGCATAATATGATTACTTCCGAGGCATCTCGCAGTTCAAAGACACCAGCAAATAAGCTAATCTAAAGTTCTGTACTTAAATCATTATAACCACCATAATGGATAACTGTAGAGGTATTTAAGTTAGATTTACAGCTCATAAAATAGGTAAGAAGTACCATTTTAGAATCATTATGTGGTTCTTACGACTTAGCATATCATGTATTCGTAATCAACTGATCAggttactgaaattgatttgaCACAGCACCCCATCTTGAAAAGGTACAGAGAGCATGAAGAGAATGGTTGAGCATGATAATTTAGCTCTTTGCAACTTTTTTCTTGGGGGGGACCTCCATTATCAAGCACTGGATTTGATTCTTGGATGCCATGATAACAATTTGGAGCCTACGTTGTTGATGTATCTGTTTGCCTTTATGTTTCACGTGGTCCAGATCCAACAATGCACTAATTGATCTTCCAATGCATGGTTTATACAATCCAACGACGTACCTGAGGAGTGAATTGTCTCCATCGAAGCGATTCAGCAGCATTACAGGGAGGAACCAGTTTCCTTGAATGTCTTATATTAGAAAATGTGCAACAATTTCGAAATTTACCCTTCGGTTCCTCTATAGCAACGAGCTCGTGATGGTTGGTGAAGACTGAAAAGAATGATGAGACCAGAAAATTAGCAGTGGTAATAATAACAGTAACAACAAATAATGATCGTAATAGCTAATCATGATGACAGAAACAGGACCATGCATGAACAAACCCTGGGATGCTCTTGTTAACTGTCGATTGATTGATGTTTTCTCGTATGCATGGTGAGTATACACATCAATTATTCAAATAagccttttccttttttctttgcTTATGCCTTTTTCAAAAAAGTCTCTGGTGCCCGAAGCTGATTAGCATtgttcatattctctttttctACCACCCGGCACATTCCTCTCCAGACGACTCATATTTGATGTAAATTAAACCACATCAAACTAGCTTTCTTACTGTGACTGCACGTATTTGAACCAACTATCGGATTACAACTACAAAATCAAGATGCAAAAATGTGGTAATATGCAGGAAGAGGAGTGTGATCTTGACCAAATTGGAGGAACATGCGAAGCAACTTTAGTAATAAGCCAGCGGCGCATGGTTTAGAGTTTTAGACCGCACACATGAACtaataatttcatcttttgcAAGAAGTGGATGGATCTGTTAAAATTCGATCCCACCACTACTTTCTTTGGTGAAAA
Above is a genomic segment from Coffea eugenioides isolate CCC68of chromosome 5, Ceug_1.0, whole genome shotgun sequence containing:
- the LOC113770424 gene encoding cytochrome b561 domain-containing protein At4g18260-like yields the protein MLYKQRSLPLAVLTQLPLVVCSSIVHIKTGNTHSSGKNKTQMTAKLSSEIAIHGFLLWASMGFLVPVGILVMRKSNREECGRRLKILLYIHGVLQILSVLLLTAGAIMSFINFENAFNNDHQRLGLALYGLVWLQMLVGIIRPHRGSNARSGWFFVHWLLGTAVSVLGIINIYTGLQAYGKKTSRSARIWTILFTVEICLIALLYLFQEKWEYIQKQGVILGNEPVQPTEQEISPTYKQKETAEEPC